The genome window CTCCGTCATCAAGCGGAATGGCTTTAATAGAAGCAGACACACACGGAAACATTTTCAAAGTAAACACAGTAGGtaatagaagaaaaaaattacaCTAAAAGGAAAACATAAACTCAACTCTCGTTACAGAAGGTGAGGATGATCTACCAACATTCGACTTAATCACAGCTGACTCTCCGGTTGCAGGTAATGTCCCTAGCATTGACACCACTGCAGCGGCATGTGGCCGATGGCATCGTCAAGTTCATCTGTCGTGGCAACTATGACAAGGCGCTGGGCACACTCAACTACATGGCTGGTACATTCCCGCCCCAGGAGGAGAGCACACTGCGTCGTCTGCTGAAGCGTCTGCAGCGCAACAACAAGACGATGGACTCGTTGCCTGTTTACAAAGTGCTGTTGCAAGAGTTGCCCGATGTGGATGCGAATCTGATCAGACGCATGGATACGCATATACCGCATGAGATGCTTGGTGAAATCTACGATCAGATGCACTCGCGAGACTTTGAACAGTTCCAAGTGCAACTGGAGCACTTGCAGCGGGTGGAGTACAATGTGATGCGGCACACTTTAATTCTTTACGAGCACTGCACCAAGCTGAAGGCGGCGCAGCGGGCGTTGG of Drosophila nasuta strain 15112-1781.00 chromosome 3, ASM2355853v1, whole genome shotgun sequence contains these proteins:
- the LOC132790582 gene encoding uncharacterized protein LOC132790582 encodes the protein MSLALTPLQRHVADGIVKFICRGNYDKALGTLNYMAGTFPPQEESTLRRLLKRLQRNNKTMDSLPVYKVLLQELPDVDANLIRRMDTHIPHEMLGEIYDQMHSRDFEQFQVQLEHLQRVEYNVMRHTLILYEHCTKLKAAQRALDKHHLMSGICLELYVLYCLILPLGIYLLTFLF